A stretch of Oncorhynchus mykiss isolate Arlee chromosome 12, USDA_OmykA_1.1, whole genome shotgun sequence DNA encodes these proteins:
- the LOC110538432 gene encoding KN motif and ankyrin repeat domain-containing protein 2 produces the protein MAQVLHMDPSFPGGKLTPSAPPSLHGKEQEAPYSVETPYGYRLDLDFLKYVNDIEKGNTIKKVPGQRRPRYGSLPRGYGYTGSWWTSTESLCSNTSQDSRQSSFSYCAPGYHPHNSHSHSQRPSFSTARVEKTLLDARRKLEEEKEGGPRRFSSTLGSMHNSMAGSTTSLSSAHSYNRTHGAGTGSFTPMSSGLSTPVSPTPAHLQNVREQMAVALRKIRELEEQVKTIPVLQVKISVLQEEKRQLSVQLKSQKFLGHTLGFGRVGRPRGELYIDIPEEEVSSGAGATTRVAAGPLSPTTPTTPEGSRPQADSGCEIEDTVIVGGSRPAGQREVRTIGVGPEEARGSQQVDVGIGVQEQDLGLVPETEALKSQVGQLEGQLKSTMQELQAAQQQVQAAKRERQAQAPQANHSVRATSLSWQEQQGHSLQTVVSFTQQPHHRAQRTVGIQVYTLEQPATVVGVGTLLRAEGCSSPSLPPGGTVLEGTHRGHAQALGPEDAAVELPIAISSKQVREVLRSELSTSVPVTNPAIAIDTIGNQMALLHLKEGETPQHTAINTVQSQEDPSKPAAAASPQTALRSIMKRKAEGEPGSPSTKKNLQFTGVNGGYESTSSDDSSSESSEESDASEYHETTEKLPEAPESAAGRHQQAAAVPVSSTRLEHVTPLPATTVQPPACEPASERSTSQSATVSIGLQHVATLSPALNTAVQQCASDSAPTETTYPSPANDCVRQGSIVQSSVPDPIPQECTSINTSTEPTTPEQCTVQPAATCSAPPKPPRCQPEATNPEVKQGVTQSNTTDVTKSQTTDLAPQHWATQSSATEQSSQQRRVQSPASTPTPGNAPSATGAANQETRLEFSESLMASLHALQKALGEPNAFSQQAARTAYTTVLQEWLRVSCHKAADTAMVRAYMDTFSSVSPQLLKFVVNMADGNGNTALHYTVSHSNFPVVKLLLDTGLCNADKQNKAGYTAIMLTALAAFHSDSDLHTVLQLLRTGDVNAKASQAGQTALMLAVSHGRGDMVRALLSCGAQVNIRDDDGSTALMCACEHGHVDIVRQLLSVPGCDVTLTDNDGSSALSIALEASQNDIAVLLYAHLNFAKPPSPVSPKSPLLGSSPPSGETK, from the exons ATGGCTCAGGTGCTGCACATGGACCCCAGCTTCCCAGGAG GGAAGCTTACCCCGTCCGCACCCCCCTCCCTGCATGGGAAGGAGCAGGAGGCGCCCTACTCTGTGGAGACCCCCTACGGCTACCGTCTGGACCTAGACTTCCTCAAGTATGTCAACGACATTGAGAAGGGAAACACCATCAAGAAGGTCCCCGGTCAGCGCCGGCCCCGCTACGGGTCTCTCCCCCGGGGGTACGGCTACACAGGCTCCTGGTGGACCTCCACAGAGTCCCTGTGCTCCAACACCAGCCAGGACAGTCGCCAATCATCCTTCTCCTACTGCGCCCCGGGCTACCACCCACAcaactcccactcccactcccagaGGCCCAGCTTCAGCACGGCCCGGGTGGAGAAGACCCTGCTGGACGCCCGCAGGAAgttggaggaagagaaagaagggGGCCCCAGGAGGTTCTCCAGCACACTTGGTAGCATGCACAACAGCATGGCCGGATCCACCACCTCCCTGAGCAGTGCTCACAGCTACAACCGCACCCATGGAGCAGGAACGGGCTCCTTCACCCCCATGAGCTCCGGCCTGTCCACGCCCGTGTCGCCCACCCCGGCCCACCTGCAGAATGTAAGAGAGCAGATGGCGGTGGCTCTGAGGAAGATCCGGGAGCTGGAGGAGCAGGTGAAGACCATCCCCGTGCTACAGGTGAAGATCTCTGTGCtgcaggaggagaagaggcagCTAAGCGTCCAGCTGAAGAGCCAGAAGTTTCTGGGACACACCCTTGGCTTCGGCAGAGTGGGCCGGCCCCGAGGGGAGCTCTACATCGACATCCCAGAGGAGGAGGTGAGCTCTGGAGCTGGAGCCACCACCAGGGTTGCAGCAGGGCCTCTgtcccccaccacccccaccacccctgaGGGCTCCAGGCCGCAGGCAGACTCAGGCTGTGAGATTGAGGACACAGTGATCGTGGGTGGATCGCGGCCGGCTGGGCAGAGGGAAGTGCGTACCATTGGGGTGGGACCAGAGGAGGCGAGGGGCAGCCAGCAGGTGGATGTGGGCATTGGGGTGCAGGAGCAGGACCTGGGGCTGGTGCCGGAGACAGAGGCCCTGAAGAGCCAGGTGGGCCAGCTGGAGGGCCAGCTGAAGAGTACAATGCAGGAGCTGCAGGCTGCCCAGCAGCAGGTGCAGGCAGCTAAGAGGGAGAGGCAGGCTCAGGCCCCCCAGGCAAACCACTCGGTCAGGGCCACCAGTCTGAGCTGGCAGGAGCAGCAGGGACACAGCCTGCAAACGGTAGTCAGCTTTACCCAGCAGCCCCATCATCGGGCACAGAGGACTGTGGGAATCCAGGTGTACACGCTGGAGCAACCAGCCACTGTGGTGGGGGTGGGCACGTTGCTCCGAGCAGAGGGGTGcagctccccctccctccctccaggtggTACAGTCCTGGAGGGAACCCACAGAGGACATGCACAGGCCCTGGGCCCAGAGG ATGCAGCTGTTGAGCTGCCCATCGCCATCTCCTCCAAACAGGTCCGAGAGGTCCTAAGAAGTGAGCTGTCCACCTCTGTGCCTGTCACTAATCCTGCCATCGCCATTGATACCATTGGTAATCAGATGGCTTTGCTGCATCTGAAGGAAGGAGAGACACCCCAGCACACTGCCATAAACACCGTCCAGTCTCAAGAAGACCCATCAAAGCCAG CTGCAGCAGCCTCTCCCCAGACCGCCCTGAGGTCCATTATGAAACGTAAGGCAGAAGGAGAACCTGGCTCTCCATCCACCAAGAAGAACCTGCAGTTCACTGGAGTCAATGGAGG GTATGAGTCCACCTCGTCAGACGACAGTAGCAGTGAGAGTTCAGAGGAGAGTGATGCCAGTGAATATCATGAGACCACAGAGAAACTCCCAGAAGCACCAGAGTCTGCAGCGGGACGGCACCAGCAAGCAGCAGCAGTCCCAGTCTCCTCCACAAGGCTAGAGCATGTCACCCCGCTCCCAGCCACTACCGTCCAACCACCAGCCTGCGAACCTGCCTCTGAGCGGAGCACCAGCCAATCAGCAACCGTAAGCATAGGACTGCAGCATGTAGCCACCTTATCACCAGCCTTGAACACTGCCGTGCAACAATGTGCCTCTGACTCTGCCCCCACTGAGACTACCTACCCGTCTCCAGCCAATGACTGTGTCCGTCAGGGGAGTATTGTCCAATCATCGGTCCCAGACCCCATCCCTCAGGAGTGTACCTCCATAAATACTAGCACTGAACCCACTACACCTGAGCAGTGCACCGTGCAACCAGCTGCTACCTGTTCTGCACCCCCCAAGCCACCCAGATGCCAACCAGAAGCCACTAACCCGGAAGTAAAGCAGGGTGTCACCCAATCAAATACCACTGATGTCACCAAATCACAAACTACTGACCTCGCCCCTCAGCATTGGGCCACCCAATCATCAGCTACTGAACAAAGCTCCCAGCAGAGGAGAGTCCAGTCACCAGCCTCGACACCAACACCTGGAAACGCCCCAAGTGCTACTGGAGCAGCCAATCAAGAAACCAG ACTGGAGTTCAGTGAGAGCCTGATGGCATCTCTCCATGCCCTGCAGAAAGCCCTGGGTGAACCAAATGCTTTCAGCCAGCAAGCAGCA AGGACAGCCTACACCACGGTGCTCCAGGAGTGGCTTCGTGTGTCCTGTCACAAGGCAGCTGACACTGCCATGGTCAGGGCCTATATGGATACCTTCTCCTCCGTCTCCCCACAGCTGCTGAAGTTTGTGGTCAATATGGCTGACGGCAACGGCAACACGGCCCTGCACTACACCGTCTCCCACTCCAACTTCCCTGTGGTCAAGCTGCTGCTGGACACTG gCCTGTGCAACGCTGACAAGCAGAACAAAGCCGGGTACACAGCCATCatgctgacagctctggctgcctTCCACTCTGACAGTGACCTTCACACGGTCCTGCAGCTGCTGCGCACAGGGGACGTGAATGCCAAAGCTAGCCAG GCGGGTCAGACGGCGTTGATGCTGGCAGTGAGTCACGGGCGAGGGGACATGGTACGGGCGCTGCTCTCCTGCGGGGCACAGGTCAACATCCGCGACGACGACGGCTCCACGGCGCTCATGTGTGCCTGCGAGCACGGCCACGTCGACATCGTGCGTCAGCTGCTGTCTGTGCCAGGCTGTGATGTCACCCTCACTGATAAC gatGGCAGTTCAGCCCTGTCCATAGCCCTGGAGGCCAGTCAGAATGACATCGCTGTGCTTCTCTACGCTCACCTCAACTTCGCCAAGCCTCCTTCCCCT GTATCACCAAAGTCTCCTCTTTTGGGATCTTCTCCCCCCTCTGGTGAAACAAAGTGA